In Trichocoleus desertorum NBK24, the following are encoded in one genomic region:
- the ltrA gene encoding group II intron reverse transcriptase/maturase: MSNSKRQITSQGASPAREQVKPGANAGTADLLIAGQPSQSPMFDAALMEEICQRSNLLPALKRVMQNQGAPGVDGMTVEELPNYLKAHWLDIKERLLRGVYRPQPVRKVAIPKPNGTGVRQLCIPTVLDRLIQQATLQVLQAKWDRSFSEHSYGFRPRRSAHQAVAQAQSYLKAGYEWVVDLDLEKFFDRVNHDRLLSALSQRISDVRALQLIRAYLEAGVLENGLVSPRHEGAAQGGPLSPFLSNVVLDELDKELERRGHQFVRYGDDCNIYVCSQRAGERVMASISRFITHRLKLKINQSKSAVARPHERKFLGFSFTASGGLHRRKVANEAIRRFKHRVRQLTRRTRSVNWQERIAELSRYLRGWKAYFGFAETIRQFKDLDSWIRRRLRCALWKQWKTYRRRKWELIALGVPPLLAHTTAWSNKGPWRICHTPGVQLALSNDYFNRQGLPKLSD; encoded by the coding sequence ATGAGTAATTCTAAAAGGCAGATAACTTCGCAAGGAGCGTCTCCCGCACGAGAGCAGGTGAAGCCTGGGGCGAATGCGGGAACGGCTGATTTACTCATAGCGGGACAGCCTTCCCAAAGCCCGATGTTTGATGCAGCGTTAATGGAGGAAATTTGTCAACGAAGTAACTTGCTCCCAGCGCTGAAGCGTGTGATGCAGAATCAAGGAGCCCCTGGGGTAGACGGAATGACCGTCGAGGAACTACCAAACTACCTCAAAGCTCACTGGCTCGACATCAAGGAACGTCTTCTTCGTGGGGTTTACAGACCACAGCCGGTTAGGAAGGTGGCAATCCCAAAACCGAATGGTACAGGAGTTCGCCAACTTTGCATTCCCACTGTATTAGATCGCCTGATTCAGCAGGCAACTTTGCAGGTTCTGCAAGCAAAGTGGGATAGAAGCTTCTCTGAACACAGCTACGGATTTCGCCCTCGGCGGTCGGCCCATCAAGCCGTAGCACAAGCGCAAAGCTACCTCAAAGCAGGGTATGAATGGGTGGTTGACCTCGATTTGGAGAAATTCTTCGACCGAGTGAATCATGACCGCCTCTTGAGTGCCCTAAGTCAACGGATTAGCGATGTCCGAGCGCTTCAATTAATCCGAGCGTATCTGGAAGCTGGTGTTTTAGAGAATGGCTTAGTGAGCCCTCGCCACGAAGGAGCAGCCCAGGGTGGACCACTTTCACCATTCCTGTCCAACGTCGTTTTAGATGAACTGGACAAGGAATTAGAGAGACGAGGACACCAGTTTGTGCGCTACGGGGATGATTGCAACATTTATGTGTGCAGTCAACGAGCCGGGGAACGAGTGATGGCGAGCATTAGCCGATTCATCACCCATCGCCTCAAGCTCAAGATTAATCAGAGCAAGAGCGCAGTGGCTCGCCCTCATGAGCGCAAGTTTCTGGGATTCAGCTTCACAGCAAGCGGAGGACTGCATCGACGGAAAGTGGCTAATGAAGCCATTCGGCGATTCAAGCACCGAGTGCGGCAATTGACTCGCCGGACTCGAAGTGTGAACTGGCAGGAACGGATAGCCGAGTTATCCCGATACCTGCGAGGATGGAAAGCCTACTTTGGATTTGCCGAAACCATCCGGCAATTCAAAGACCTCGATAGCTGGATTCGTCGTCGATTGCGTTGTGCATTGTGGAAACAATGGAAAACCTATCGGCGGCGCAAGTGGGAGTTGATAGCGTTAGGCGTTCCACCGTTGTTGGCTCATACCACTGCGTGGAGTAACAAAGGACCGTGGCGGATTTGCCATACACCTGGCGTTCAACTGGCGTTAAGCAACGATTACTTCAACAGACAGGGACTACCAAAACTTAGCGACTGA
- a CDS encoding sugar transferase — translation MTDFSGRAYKSPKLDIRAPGKLNLSQFRGWPGYRMLALLISDVLALGMAWQIAAHLNQFYSPLPPELNWWSWLGLPSLFWFFAAATLLFFAYGGLYSSATQWKNYLRAGKLVSMVYLLSLVMGYFYDPKLDPPRSLFFTAWLSSVGLVIGFRLLTTLILRQFEQSQSPIPVFLIAPGDRLSALAHVLEKRLNFKGQDASRYRVVGAALATTAHAPTTLQTILASKAKEVLVENLPDTALASALYWQLRRQGITLRLLPSSVDMLHRRGLPEIFAGLPTLRVEPRFLSSLEYGLKRWMDIFGASVGVILLSPLFLTVAIAIKLSSPGPIFFRQERMGLHGKVFQMWKFRTMVTEAEALQAQLEACNEIKGGVMFKIRHDPRITRLGRFLRSTSIDELPQLFNVLLGQMSLVGPRPLPLRDVERFDTWHHIRHQVLPGITGLWQVSGRSDIADFGDAVRLDLYYIDNWSLNLDLDILVETCRIVLFGKGAY, via the coding sequence ATGACTGATTTTTCTGGCAGAGCTTACAAAAGTCCCAAGCTAGATATTCGTGCTCCTGGCAAGCTGAACTTGTCACAATTTCGAGGTTGGCCAGGATACCGAATGCTAGCGCTGCTGATCAGTGATGTTTTAGCCTTGGGAATGGCTTGGCAGATTGCGGCACATTTAAATCAATTTTATTCACCCCTCCCACCAGAACTAAATTGGTGGAGTTGGTTAGGTCTGCCAAGTCTGTTTTGGTTCTTTGCTGCGGCGACGTTGCTGTTTTTTGCTTATGGAGGGCTGTACTCTTCAGCAACGCAGTGGAAAAACTACCTCCGGGCCGGCAAGTTGGTGAGCATGGTTTATTTGCTCTCACTGGTAATGGGCTACTTCTATGATCCCAAGCTTGATCCACCGCGATCGCTATTCTTTACAGCTTGGTTGAGTAGTGTCGGGTTAGTAATAGGATTTCGGCTATTAACAACCTTGATTTTGCGTCAATTTGAGCAAAGCCAGTCTCCGATTCCTGTTTTTTTGATTGCTCCAGGCGATCGCTTATCCGCTTTAGCCCATGTATTAGAAAAGCGGCTAAATTTCAAGGGTCAGGATGCTTCACGGTACCGAGTTGTTGGGGCAGCACTGGCAACTACCGCTCATGCTCCAACGACTCTACAAACCATTTTGGCCTCCAAAGCCAAAGAGGTTCTAGTCGAGAATTTACCGGACACTGCACTGGCCTCCGCCCTCTACTGGCAGTTGCGTCGTCAAGGCATTACTTTGCGGTTGTTACCTTCTAGCGTAGATATGTTGCATCGTCGTGGTTTGCCCGAAATTTTTGCTGGCTTACCGACTCTGCGAGTAGAACCGCGTTTCTTAAGCAGCTTGGAATATGGCTTGAAGCGTTGGATGGATATTTTTGGGGCTTCGGTGGGAGTAATTCTTTTATCACCTCTCTTTTTGACTGTAGCGATCGCCATCAAATTGTCTTCTCCAGGCCCCATCTTTTTCCGTCAAGAACGGATGGGGTTGCATGGCAAAGTCTTTCAGATGTGGAAATTCCGCACGATGGTGACAGAAGCCGAAGCATTACAGGCTCAGTTAGAAGCTTGTAATGAGATCAAAGGAGGAGTCATGTTCAAAATCAGGCATGATCCTCGGATTACTCGCCTCGGTCGTTTCTTGAGATCTACTAGTATTGATGAATTGCCCCAACTCTTTAATGTCTTGCTCGGCCAGATGAGTCTGGTTGGTCCGCGTCCTTTGCCCCTAAGAGATGTGGAGCGCTTTGACACCTGGCACCACATTCGCCACCAAGTTCTGCCTGGTATTACTGGTTTGTGGCAAGTTTCGGGACGCTCTGATATTGCCGATTTTGGAGATGCTGTGCGGCTAGATCTTTACTACATTGACAACTGGTCGCTCAACTTAGACCTCGATATTTTGGTAGAAACTTGCCGTATCGTTTTGTTTGGTAAAGGTGCATACTAA
- the tnpA gene encoding IS200/IS605 family transposase: MSEYIHKSHNVTVLLYHLVFPAKYRRAVFDEQVDAVLREVCLEIEKRYEIKFVEIGIDKDHVHFLIQSVPTYSVTKLVTMLKSLTGREVFKRCPGVKKQLWGGEFWSDGYFASTVGKHGDEGMIARYVKKQGKEYLQLHRDEQLALF, from the coding sequence ATGAGTGAGTACATTCACAAGAGTCATAACGTTACTGTTTTGTTATATCACTTGGTGTTTCCTGCAAAGTATCGACGGGCTGTGTTTGATGAACAGGTTGATGCAGTCTTACGTGAGGTCTGCCTTGAAATCGAGAAGCGTTATGAGATTAAGTTTGTCGAGATTGGGATCGACAAAGACCACGTGCATTTCCTAATTCAGTCGGTGCCGACGTACAGTGTGACGAAGTTGGTGACGATGCTCAAGAGTCTAACAGGGCGAGAGGTATTCAAACGGTGTCCAGGGGTAAAAAAGCAGCTGTGGGGTGGGGAGTTTTGGAGTGACGGTTACTTTGCGAGTACGGTGGGCAAGCATGGGGATGAAGGCATGATTGCCAGGTATGTCAAAAAGCAGGGCAAGGAGTATCTGCAACTACATCGAGATGAGCAATTAGCTCTCTTTTGA